A single Pangasianodon hypophthalmus isolate fPanHyp1 chromosome 27, fPanHyp1.pri, whole genome shotgun sequence DNA region contains:
- the mpzl2b gene encoding myelin protein zero-like protein 2b produces MLRIWIQFLVSVVGVLLTPGVYRTLAIEVSTPKELTAANGTDVRLKCTFKSSQPVSEKSVSVSWSFKPLGSSSEEKFFYYQEVPFPPDRGQFKGHAVWSGNVLKNDGSITLTSVQFSFNGTYTCQVLNPPDVHGFTSEIRLEVVQSVKLSEIGILAAAVGGAILLILFILSIVFTVRYFRGRRGDAAIELQDSKRASVCRTHEEFMPINGPEKELEKDKLRDDLEKSKLHEEEPDAKSEVKESHANLKPSDDD; encoded by the exons gtgtgTATCGCACATTGGCGATCGAGGTGTCCACGCCCAAAGAGCTGACAGCGGCTAACGGGACAGATGTGCGGCTCAAGTGCACCTTCAAATCCAGCCAGCCGGTGTCGGAGAAATCAGTGTCCGTCTCCTGGAGCTTCAAACCACTTGGCTCGAGCTCGGAGGAAAAG TTCTTCTACTATCAAGAGGTACCCTTCCCACCTGATCGAGGTCAATTTAAAGGTCATGCAGTGTGGTCGGGGAACGTGCTGAAGAACGACGGCTCCATCACGCTGACCAGCGTGCAGTTCAGCTTTAATGGCACCTACACCTGCCAGGTGCTCAATCCACCCGACGTGCACGGCTTCACCAGCGAGATCCGCCTCGAGGTCGTTCAGTCAG TGAAGCTCTCTGAGATCGGAATTCTGGCTGCGGCGGTGGGCGGAGCCATCTTGctcatcctcttcatcctctccatTGTTTTTACCGTGCGCTATTTCCGAGGTCGCCGTGGAGACGCAGCCATAGAGCTGCAAGACTCAAAGCGGGCGAGCGTATG cAGGACTCATGAGGAGTTTATGCCAATAAACGGACCAGAGAAAGAGCTAGAAAAGGACAAACTCCGAGACGATCTAGAAAAGAGCAAACTTCATGAAGAGGAGCCAGATGCTAAGAGCGAGGTTAAAGAATCTCATGCTAACTTAAAACCCAGCGATGATGACTAA
- the scn4bb gene encoding sodium channel, voltage-gated, type IV, beta b, with translation MEILKARRFLPERISDSLLLMVMFSVYGMLEALEMNTGKVPFLEAVNGSDVLLPCTYASCIGIEKLYFKWEFNDNGTMVKVMDSVIPTDNAEPVNKRIYRDRVEFMGSSKTNNVSIMIWNVTFEDAGQYTCFGKNPKEMGKNHSAIFTLYVVDELRVVDNTLTIIIVSCVGGCIALLVIFMLLKNFTLFVLAKLEEKNKECLVSSSGIDNTENGLSGSKVTPKPTPKKA, from the exons ATGGAGATCCTGAAAGCAAGAAGGTTCCTGCCAGAAAGGATCTCTGACAGCCTTCTCCTGATGGTCATGTTCA GTGTGTATGGGATGTTGGAGGCATTGGAGATGAACACCGGGAAGGTCCCCTTTCTGGAGGCGGTGAACGGTAGCGACGTCCTGCTGCCCTGCACCTACGCCAGCTGTATCGGAATCGAGAAACTATACTTCAAATGGGAGTTCAATGACAATGGCACCATGGTGAAG GTGATGGACTCAGTGATCCCAACGGATAACGCAGAGCCAGTGAACAAGCGCATTTACCGGGACCGTGTGGAATTTATGGGTTCCAGTAAGACAAACAATGTGTCCATCATGATCTGGAACGTGACCTTCGAGGACGCTGGCCAGTACACATGCTTTGGCAAGAACCCCAAAGAGATGGGCAAGAACCACAGTGCCATCTTCACACTCTACGTGGTGGATGAGT tACGGGTTGTGGATAACACTCTGACCATCATCATCGTGTCGTGTGTGGGAGGCTGCATAGCTCTGCTGGTGATCTTCATGCTGCTGAAGAACTTCACGCTCTTCGTCCTTGCCAAGCTTGAGGAGAAAAA TAAGGAGTGCCTGGTCTCCTCCTCAGGGATCGATAATACGGAAAACGGACTGTCCGGCTCCAAAGTGACACCCAAACCTACACCAAAGAAAGCCtga